The Prinia subflava isolate CZ2003 ecotype Zambia chromosome 7, Cam_Psub_1.2, whole genome shotgun sequence genome includes the window CAAACAGCCTTTGCTGAATCAGTAGCATTGTACAACCTTCTGGAAAGACATTTGCCATATTGCAAAGTTTAGAAGGAACAGTCAAAGGCAGAAGGAAGCCAGGTAATGGGGTGGATGGAATGGGGTTGTTGATACTTTCAGATATATGTATTGTGTATTTCTATCACCCGTTCTGcctttttcactttcttcatTTCCAGAAAACTTGGTTATATCAGTCTTGACAATAATTTAGTCCAGgatacaaaaaacaaacaaacaaaaacccactcCAACAAAACAATCTGAGTCCTTGATCTTCAGGTACTATTTTAATTGTTATTTATTTCATGTACTCTTTTAACTGGAAATTTTGAGTTGATACATTTATCACTCATTGTGTCTGTCTTACACACTACAAATCAAGGCAAGTTTCTGTGAAAGGACTCCATGATATATTGAATATATTTCataatatatgaaaaataatacattGGATCCACAAGAATAAAGCTGTGATTGATGAAGCATTTACTTATATGGTTATAAGCATAAATTGttatttgaaaatgaaactgCCTTTAAACAAGTAAGTGATCCAATCCATTTTAAGCACAAGTCCTTAAAAGGGGAAGATGTTAGATGTAAGCACAATCCCTATTCTGCTGACCATACACATCTTTAAACACATTAAGTTTCTGAGAAGGCAGCGACACAATTATTTTccaattatttatatttctaagACCCAATCAGCTTGGAAGGTCATCACCAAAACCCACTCTCCTGACATGAGTAGTTTTTGGCTTAAGCTCCTCATAGGATTTGTTTAGACAGATAACAACCACGAGTGAAATGACCAAATATCAAGTTTATTCTTGATATGAAAACTTAAACAACAAAGGAAGTCATTTAAAAAAGTTACAATTATTCCTGACAATAGCTGCATAGACAGACACAATGCAACACAGACACAATGGCTTTCCTGAGCAAAACCAACATTGTGGTCCTCAGTTTTCCAAGCTTATTTGGCAGGCTTTACCAGTTGCAAAAAGCTCCTCTTAATGTTTTCTTCAAGAGTGTAGCATTCTACTCTCTGAACATTATTGCCCAGGCTTTCCTCAATGTTCGCTATGCAGAAGAAGGAGCCCCAGTTTGGATTATAGCAGCATAAGAACAACTCTCAGTTCCTGCAGTACCAACCAGTCCTGTCTTTCAGTAAAACTCCTAATTTACAACAGCACAGAACAGATCCTCCTCTTTTAAGTCCAGAAACTCGATTATCTTTCTCCTATCGTGATATGCAACTATTCTTTCCTCATTACTGTGATGTTCAAATCTGTTGCACCCTTCATTTTATGAGTTCACACATATCCTTTTACAAGAAAAAGACTCAGTGTCAGAAAGAGAGACACAAACTCCATGCTGTGCAGAACTCTTATTATCAAAagaccattaaaaaaacaaaacactgtgcCTTTGCAAGGACCTATCCCTagacaaatatatttaaaattaaagactATAAAGAATACTTTGCTGATGAGAAAATCTGGTAAACTCATGTCTTTCACGGATATATCTATTGCATTGTATTTTAAAGTGGCCAGGTTTCATGTTTTCAGCCACATATTCTTGAAATTGTCTCTCTGACTAtaagcataatttaaaaaaaaaaaaatctacttgcttagacacttttttctttcccttttccagtaTTCCCCTTACTGGTATTAAAACATACCATGTAACATAACTTCTTAACAATACCTTCTACTTTTCCACTGTGATTTCCTGACTTGTCAGAATCTTTCCCTTAGgcttataggaaaaaaaatgtaactacTCCAAAATTGACGGAgtttatgtgtatatatttatgcCTTGTATATGTCCTAGGCTCCTGGTCTGCTTGCTTGTCAGCATGATTGATTGACTGTGCCCTGAAGTTGTTTATAAAATGCAGCAGGGCCCGTATTTGTACAGATCTGTACAAACGATTTGTACAAACGCCCAAAGAAAATCCAGCGCCCGGTGATCTCGCTGTTGGCTCCATTCCTGCAGCCTCAGGATAGGATAGATAGGAGTACTGTTACGGTGGAGCTTATAACTAGTACCGCTGGCGAGCTGCCCTTCCtctacctcctcctcctcttgctctTCGTCCCTGGGCTGCAGCGGAGCCCCCGCAGCCTCAGGGGTTTGCACAGTCGCCGGCCGCGGATGGTGGCAAAGGTGCCCTCGGGGACTGCCAGGGCCACAGGGAAAAATTAATCAGCTTGTCCTTGCTTAGGCTCTGAGGAGGCGGAGGGGTGGCCGGGGGGGGAGTGAGATgggctttgtttttccttctgtttcagaAGGGTCCCCTGCTCCCCCAGAGCGACAACCGGGTCACTTCATAGCCCTGTCACCCGGAACAAATGTAAAATGATGAAAAGTAAGATGCCCGCGGATTGAGAAGGCTTAGTCCAATGCTTTATTTATGTTAGAGCCCCGAGCCGAGCCCCGCCCCGCCCGTCTCCACCTGCCACGACGCAGGGCCGGGAGGATCCCCTCCCATCCGGGGGTCTTTTCCATTTGGATCTCATTATCATCATTTGCTCCTAGTACAAAGGGGATTAAGGTGattagaatgaaaataattaaatgattttttaattcatcCCTTTACCCaaggggaaagagaggaagagaggagaatCTACCTGAAGAAACAGCGATAGGGGCTGTGATTCCCTTTTGAAACGAGTAACTCTTAAAGGAACGGAAGGAAAGAGGGGAGCCCTCGCAACTGTCAAGTGTTTTCCAAACATTAGATTAATGCTGGCCAGACCTTTGTTGTGACGCGGCCCTACTGTTTCCAAATGGATTTTCAAGCCTGTAATTGTTAAGTCCCAGCACTGAATaatgaaatcaaaataaaagcaaaaaattctCAGACGCTTTGTTGTTATTTTGGAGGTGGGGAGGTGAAAAATTGTTTCAGGGATAGAGCAgtttatttctttgttgttgtttgttgttttcttgttaCAAGCAAAATTTCTCTATTTCATTATTTGGAATACAGTCATATTTCTGATGAAAggatttaaacatttaaaaataacagactGCTTTTAATCTGACCAAGGGATAAGGAATAATAGTTTTGTCAGCTTCTTTTTCAATGAAAGTGCTCAGACAAAACTGCTTATATCCATAAGTGCACTGTCATACTTTGTGTTCATTTAGGTATCTTTATAAACCTGTACCTCAGTATTTACTGTTTTTGTTTGCACGGAAAAATTTTAGAGATTAAATCCAAGtctgagaaaaggcaaaaaattcAAAGGTTAATTAGTTACAAATGGCTTTGCTCTTTCTcgccctcttttttttttttgtttgtttgtttgggtttttttttggtttggtttggttttgttttgtttcgtttttgttgttggttggttggtttggttggattgttgttgttgtttgggggggggggggggtgttttttCTCCAAGGTAACGTTAACATTCCAGTGcatattaaaatacaattttccaTCTGGGGAAATTCGCATGAGATATTTTCGAAAACAAGAGGAGACTGTCTTCCCAAGGACCGTGGTAGTTGCTCTGATGGTCGTGCCATCTGattttcccagctgtgcctcgGTACGTGCCATTCCCGCCGCGGAGTGGGCCCGGAGGCAGGACAGGGACTGCCGGCAGCACTGCCACAAAACCCCCCCTCCGCCTTTGCCTGGAGAGGTAAAGTTACTGCAATCAGTCTGTTAACTTCAAATGGGCAGAGACAGCGACGTAATATATCCCTTCACAAGTTACAAGGaactaaattaaaattttaaccCCCCTGAAGGGACCGATGCTGATGGAGGAGGAGAGCGAGCCGGACATATGCAGAAAATGCGAAGTTTACAGCCTTAATGCCTCTGCTACCTGAAGGCACAGCACCAGAGCGGGTAATTCCTTTTACTAATTACTTGGCAATAAGCAgaccaaaaagaaaatcaggtgGGAAGGACTTCAGGATCTGCAGGAGAGAGTaacatccctgtgctccctgcatACTCGAAAATCCTAACATAAATATTGTGGATGCTCTGCTCTCACCGGCTCTAAACAGGTCTGCCCACAGGCAACACTGCGGTTTggttttaaatgttcttttagAGCTGGAAAATTGCTCTGCGGGgtgctgttatttttaaaataacagatcTTTTAGGGTGAAATTTAAGTATAGACCTTTCTTTGAATCAACGAAGAGGGGAAATCCCGCTTGTTGTCAAAAGTTAATTCTCAGCTATTAGAAAAATTTGTaacttcaaatttttttttttttcctctataaatGTTATTGGTCTGCTTTCATAGCTGCTAAAAAAATTTACCCGGCAAATCGAAGGCTGAAACGCGGCATTCATCTGACACGAACTCCTTTAGTAAATATTTGTTACTACCGCGCAGCGCCCTTTGCCCGCTGGCTCTCGCCGCCAGCCCGGCAGTGTAATTCCTGCCCACCGCCGCGGTCATTAAAGCCAAACCCGCGGCTGCGAGGCGCTTCTCAGTTACCAATAAAACCTTTACTGCGGCTCGCCTCGCACCGTCTTCGGAGAGCGCGCCTGCAGGGCCCGGTGCCGGAGCGCTGTTCTGCCTAATGCCTCCCTTCCTGATCGCATTACCGGCCGCTCCCCCGGTACTATTTATGGGCAATAAAAGCTCCTCAcgccccggccgggccgggctctcCTCCGGTCGAGACGCAGAGCAGGTGACCGAACGCGcggcttttctttttcccctcttcaaTGCCAAACAGAAAATTTCTCGACTTTCCTCGCCTTCGTTTCTTCATGAAGTCACGCGTGGCTCTTCGGAGGGGGCGTGGAGTGTCCGCGGTGGCCGGCAGCGaaggggcggcggggccgggcaaAGCCGAGCGGAAGGAGGACGAGAGGCGGAGGGGCCGCGGGCGGGAGCCAGAACCACCGGGCCGAGCCGGACCGGGGAGGGCCGGGCCCTCCGCGTCCCCGCACTGCTTCTCCCGGCCGGGCCCGTCCCTCCGCGGGGACACACCGCTGGCGCTCCCCGGGATGCCAATAGCCACCTCCCCACGGCAGGTTCGCGCCGTTCCGAAAGCTAcgagaggagagaaaaaaaagagaaaatgaaaaaaattgacatatttttaaaaatcacaaacacatacacacagaaaaattcccacagcaaaacaaaccGCCAGTGCaaacaaaaattcaaaacaacaacacagcCCCAACAGAGACCAAATCTCATTTACCTTTTATGGGCGGGAAGGTTGCTGTGATCGTCCCTTCTGGCGGGATGGGGTCTCCCCGGaggtccccgtgtcccctggaATGAATGACACAAGGCGCGGATCCGCACAGCTCCCGGGCTGGGCCCGGCCTCGCAGCCGGGCCGGGCACCCCCGCCCCCGCCATATAAGGGACTCCGGGATAGCCCCGCAGGACCCGCCGGTGCCAAGCGCTGTCCCCGACACTTTGGGTCACCCGACCCCGCCTCGGCTCCTTAAACACGGGGAAACCCTCCTTCTCCAGCAAAGCCCCGGTGGGTTTGGTGCGCTTTCTGttgctggggtttttgtgtgggtgtttttttttctcctagggTACGCACCGAGGCTGAGCTCAGccagccctcccagccagcCGGGGCTCCTCGGTCACCCCCAGGGCCGCGGGAGCCCCGGCCCTGCCGAGGCGAGGGTCGGGAGCTCGGCCGGAGCGGCGGGGCCAAGACGCCTCTGTCTGATGGTGTAGGAGTCAGGCTGGATGGAGTCCTCCCTTATAGGGACATTTGATTTAAATCTGCCTCCGgggaaatgcaaaaaaataataGGGAGGAGGGGGGGCAAAAATCAAAAGAACGCCCAATCCGAAAGCTGACAGGAGCTACAGACACTAAATACGTGTAGGGATGGGAGACAGagtaaaagtaaataaatctCGGTTACCTAATTGAAAGGCAGAAGCGAGCCCTTTGTGTACACAGGGCTTCAGGGAGAGGAAAGCCAGAGCTCGGTGAAGGCGGGGGGAGCTCAGGGGCTCCCTGGATCCTGCCGGCGGGAGATTTACCTTCGCCCGGCCGTCTCCCCCATCCAAAGAcaggcagaaagaaagagaaaaaagtgctAGGAGAAGCCCAGTCAATAACTGGGGCGAAAGGCTGAGCGGCGCGGAGAGCCGTCCCGCTGCGGGGAGGGAGTCGGACTTGGCGCTGGGAGGAGGGGCAGCGGGATGTTCCTGCAGCGACAGGGGAAAACGGGCAACGAAACTGGAAAGGTGCAAACAAACCTGGTGAAGAGAAACAGCACTTTaggagtttttctttttaagcgAGGTGCCTTGGCAAGTGTATTTGCACACGTTTCTCTGTCAAAGGATCGAACAAGTTGCATTCAATTATCTGTGGACAAAGCTGAAACCTTGTCAATCCAACTTAGTATGATCattgactggaaaaaaaatttcaagtcTTCTTGGTGTCTCATGTGCAACCACAAGTTTTTCTCTGTGCATTTATAATCAATGCCCAATAATTCCCCAAATGTAAAGTATAATGAATATGATCAAACCCTTTCCTTGGAACTGTGAGTTTATTCACAGTGCACTTGTTTGAAGAATTTAGCTCTTCAGCTTGAAGGAGTGCATAACACCAAAGGATGCTCTGCACACATGCTTTCATgtaaacacacagaaatcaaTCTTATTCGTTCACAGTAATAACGACTGTGATTACCAACTCCAATTTTATATCTCTTAGGTTCCCCACATGAAAATACACTGATGATCTGTCACTTGCAGTTTTCAGCGTTACTACCACATGCAGAACAACTctcaaacatttcttttctcaaaCGTGATCTTTCAGGTACCCCTCTCCCTGGTATCAAGAGGAGCCTTTCTCCACCAGCCTCAAACTTGTTTGCAACAATTCAGCCTCTTCACAAGTCAGCCTCTTCCTGGACACTGATTCCAGCATCATTTCCATGAAAACATCAGGCTGGTAACTCCAAAGATTGTACAGCCTGTTCATTCATTTGTTTCagttaagaaaataaaacagtctGTTAACAGATCCGTCCTGAAACTTAATGTGCACACATACGTATTTCTAGCAAATATTAGTACTTTTTCTGATACCTCTCTTGTACATTGTGGATGCAGTCAGAAGTGTCTTGTACAACTGGCGTGGAATATTCTTGGTGTACAGGTGCATATCTAGGTTGAAAAGGCCTGTCTAGTGTCATCAATGTTATCTAGAGCCATGCACACACTGCTAATCAGATGGtgaaactgcagaaaagcaatggcctCTCAGCTTTCTCTAGGCCTTTACAAGTGTGACTGTAGCAagtcttcagaaaaataactaTCATCTTCATCTACTGTCATAATTTCCTATCATCTTAATTTTCCAGTTACCAGATACAGTCTTTTGAAAATGCGCTTTTCCTGTGGAAATACAAAGctgataataattttaaaaggtaatttagttttaaaaaagatgTCCCCACTCCATTGAGATGTagaactaaaaatatttaaggtgactgtttaaaatttttaaaaaatattcttcttacTCAATTTCTCATATTCCcactttttaattaaacttttaaaattagaatgtgaatttaattttcagttaatTTATAAGATTTAGTTATGGAAATATTGTCAGACTATTTGATGTACAGACAGCTATAGCCTAGAAGAGATCCCACTGGTGATGTCCAGTCCTcctcagggagcacagcagcagttgTTCAGTAGTTAGCAACATTAATCAGTAGTCTACATCCCACAGTTTAAAGCAGTGAATAGGTAAGGTAAACACATATAAATCCTCATGTCTTAGAGAGAAATCTTGCATTAGTCTGTCATATGAAAGGGCCAGAAAAAGAAGGTGAAGAAAGCCTTTTGAGGCTCTATAGTCAATGTGGAATGTTTCCACACTAGTGCCAGCACTAGGTGAGAGAGTGGCTGAAGCCCTGACTGCTGTGGGTAAGAATGAGCTCTTTGGGCAACTGAAAAGGGCAAGGTCAACAGAACCCTCACAGCAGACATTTTATGCCACAGGAAGAAGTCAAAGGAGAATTGGCTACTGGTAGGTAATTGTAGTGTCAATCTGGCTATCAAAAATACGTTTGCCACCTATTTTTCTGGAAGGCCAGTCAGATTAGCCTTAAGTCCCTATTAATGGTCCCAGGTGGTCTCTTACTGCTCTGTGTGGTGCAATGACAAATCTGGGCACAGGACATTGCAGGAGGTTTCCTGAAAGTCAGGAGCGGGTTTTACTGCGTATTTCTCAAAGTAATCTGATCTGCTGCCTCATCTTCTAAGTAGATACCATTGTGATTTCTCTTGCATCTGCTCTACTGAAATATACAGGGAAAGGGATAAAATTTTGAGAATTAGCATGAAAACCATTTTAGTGGCTTGACAGTCATTGTTCTTGTTTTCCTGAAGGCAGAAAACCTCTTGATTTGATACAGCACTTACCACCTGGATACCGGAGGGCTTATTCCTAAAATGGTTACATAGGAATTTGCTAAATAaaaggacacagccctgccctctgtgtTTACACTGGCCGGAGGGTTGTGTTTTATCATCTAACTTCATTCCCACTCTGGACACTTGCTTTCTGCTCTGAGGTGCAGGCACTGACATTTCTTAGCCAAACTGAGACCCAAGATCATTGCCTGACGTTATATTGCTGAGAAAGCCAGGGGCAGCTATTTCATGTCTCAGCATGTAAACTGGATAAAACAGAGGAAAGTGAGGCTGTGTATGCCAGAGAAGGACCGAGATGCTCTGTGGGTGTGGAGCTGTGTGAAAGCTTGGGCAGCACCAACAGCAGCTGGACAAGCAATTGTGGCCCTGCTTTAGGAAAGAAAAGCCAGAGTGCCAGATGGCAGTCAAACAGAAGAGCTGAGATCTAAACAAAAATCTTaactaaaacaacaaaacaaaacaaagctgtaaGTAGGCAAGAAGCCTTTCAGAGTAACACAGATTTCattgagagatattaaaaaaaaaatgaagttgcCTGTGGTGTCTCTTGCTTTTTTTGAAAGGGCACATTTTACAACATACCTGCAACCAAAATACCGTAAAACATTACCTAGCTTATTTAGAAAGCCActaaggggggaaaaaagctttctTCAAGGGAAGTTTGATGTGCTGTTTAGCCTGCTCTGTCACTTTTCTTGTCTCTCTTCATAATCTCTATGCAACCCAGAAACAGCCTATAAAAAAGAGAGACCCTCTGCTTGTTTAATTACTTCCTGAAAATTTGACAACTACTACTTCGGTCTCATTGGATAATCTACTTTTAAATTACCTAGTCTTTCAAAGACAGCATAATTTGAGTACATTTGCTTCCCTAGCTATACATCATGCCTATCAAAATTAAATGCTTCCAACATACCAATGCAGTGTTTTAACATTTCACTTCTGTAATATATTTAACAGTAGATTTAACTTTTTAACAGATTTTCATACCTTTAGTAGTAAAGCACAGTTAGAAAtggagtatttttttctgatgacaaagtaaaattatgcaaaaaatTATAGTAGTTTATAAAATGCAAAGCTTGGTGTCAAATTTTGTGGTaattaaaaggtttttctttattcctgCTTAAGACAGAACCTTACTAGTGCAACTAATTTCTGAACAAAATATGAACTCATGCATAACTCATTGAGTTTGCATTTTTGATCTACATATAATCAAATATTATAAATGTTATCTCAAAAAAATTCATATgattttcctctgattttttaagactcctttttcaaaaaaattaaaattatttacagaaatttaGAATAAACTGTTCAATGTTCTCTTTTAGCAGACTATTCAACTAGCCTTTTAACCAGTGAATatgttgtttttctgtgatCTGCGTGATTATTTCTACTTCTATATCAGAAAACCCAAAATTACCTTAACAACACGTATTGATTATCACCAAAATATGCAGTAAGCACGTACTGAGGGTGCAGTCTctgcagggtgtgtgtgtgttttccaaAGCTGAAAGACTACCCCACACAATACAAGGATTCCTCCTGTAGAGAAACGGGAAGTGAAAAGCAGTCACAAAAACAGACCTTCCCCCCAGACATTAGCATGGCTTTTGAGCATTCTTCTCTCAGGAAACACTGAAtttgaggtggttttttttttttccttttgtttgtctGTAGTGACACATGTCAATAAGCCCTATTTTTACATGAGAGTAGTTTCAATTGCAGGAATGCATGCAGATCTCATGGTGGATCCTGTTGGTACAGGCACCacatgtgtgtgtatgcatgCAAGCCAGGAGACTGTCTACAGCACATGTGCAGGTCAATCCAACATgagcaaaaccaaaagcaacAGAGGTAAAGGAACAGCAcgtaaaaaaaaggaaaaataaggaacCCCTCTTGCTTCTAAATCATCACAAAGACTGCAATATCCTGTTATCTGTTGTAGTAAATTcatacacaaaaataaagaaacaaatgttGCCCTTCTGTGAAGGGAGATAATAAAAGATTGATTCttcataaaggaaaaataaaaatccaaacaggagagagaagaagCACATTGTTTTAAGCTATACTCGAGAAAAGCACAGACTGACTGACATAACATTTAAGCAGCCCAAATCTCTTGATATTGTCTGTTGAAATCATCTTAGAAGCAAACACTACAGACATGAGATGAAAGGCA containing:
- the LOC134552500 gene encoding uncharacterized protein LOC134552500; the protein is MHLYTKNIPRQLYKTLLTASTMYKRGLFAPFQFRCPFSPVAAGTSRCPSSQRQVRLPPRSGTALRAAQPFAPVIDWASPSTFFSFFLPVFGWGRRPGEGKSPAGRIQGAPELPPPSPSSGFPLPEALCTQRARFCLSIRGHGDLRGDPIPPEGTITATFPPIKAFGTARTCRGEVAIGIPGSASGVSPRRDGPGREKQCGDAEGPALPGPARPGGSGSRPRPLRLSSSFRSALPGPAAPSLPATADTPRPLRRATRDFMKKRRRGKSRNFLFGIEEGKKKSRAFGHLLCVSTGGEPGPAGA